The sequence CAAAGTTCTGCAGTAACAGCAACTACCATAACTCAAGCATTTATACTCGTATTCACCGGCCCATAGTTCCAGCAAATTTTGGTAACGACAACAAAAACACCAGTCACTATTACTTATACACCGGCGAGATTCTGCCCAAAAGTCATGGTGGACAATTAACCACGAAACaagcaaaataatttttattctgCGTCTTTTTTGTAGGTGCGAACAATTGAACGCGACGTTTTCCCAACAATTGCAATtggattaaaacaaaaatttgtgtaTATTTCATTTACAAATAGCGTTAAACACATAATCATTTCATTAATGCTTTTAAAAAAATGCCTGAATCAGCAGGAACAATTTATCCACCAGTTTCTTGGGCTCAACGATTCGATTTACTCTATATCATAATTGATGTAGAATGCACCAACATTGAGCATAAGGTAACAGAAAACAGTTTTACCTTCAAGGGGGTTAACGCTTTAGATGCTTCTAAAAAATACGAGGTTACTCTTAATTTCTTAAATCCTGTGGATCCAGAAAAAGTAACGAGTAAGCATATTGGCAGATGCATGGAGGTCACTATTTATAAGAAAGAAAAAGGTCCCTACTGGCCATCCCTCACCAATGATAAAATTAAATTGCACTTTTTGAAAGCGAATTTTGCCAAATGGAAAAATGAGTCTGATGATGAGGATGAGGGTCCCGCTGACTCCCCTTTCAATGATATGTTCAATTCATCATGGAATACAAAATGCGATGATATGGGTCTAGAAGACGATGATTCAGTTGATGATATTCCCAGCCTATCCAAAAATGACGAAGACTCCTCAGATGAAAAGAAACAAAATGCAGAGGGAGGAGGTAAAGCAGCAGCCGCTGAGGCTGAACAAAAATAgcttaattaataattaaaactTTGAGAGAAACAATAAAAcagtaaaaaaagtaaaatcGGGGTACCCTATTAATTATAGATCGAGCATCGATCGAAAAATGAAACTTAAAAACTATACATAAAAAGCCTccattaatattaaaatatttttcttaatatatgggaaaaataaaaaaaaaaacgtttcaaCTACGCTGCAAGAAAAAACTAGGTA is a genomic window of Eurosta solidaginis isolate ZX-2024a chromosome 4, ASM4086904v1, whole genome shotgun sequence containing:
- the LOC137248079 gene encoding prostaglandin E synthase 3 homolog — its product is MPESAGTIYPPVSWAQRFDLLYIIIDVECTNIEHKVTENSFTFKGVNALDASKKYEVTLNFLNPVDPEKVTSKHIGRCMEVTIYKKEKGPYWPSLTNDKIKLHFLKANFAKWKNESDDEDEGPADSPFNDMFNSSWNTKCDDMGLEDDDSVDDIPSLSKNDEDSSDEKKQNAEGGGKAAAAEAEQK